CAATATGTCCCTTTTCCTCCATGTTTAGATCATCAATTCTGCTTACATGACACAATAAGGCTCTCGTGGCAGATGAGGTTTAGTCCTGCAGCAGGCTGGTAGGTGGGAAAGGAGCCCTTTCTTCAAGTCTTTGTTAAGGAAGAAACAGACAATAGGGTTGACCCCGGCTTGGGCAAAACTCATCCACACGGTAGTAGAGAGGTACCGGTGTGGTATTGTGCAAGCCTTGACAAACACCCTCCAATAGCAAGCCACTATGTAGGGAGACCAGAGCACCAGGAAAAGCAGAGTGATCACATAGAACATCCTACCAAGCTGCTTCTCTGCTTTGAATTCCTCCATGCCCAACAGGCGCCGGTTCTGGTTGTGCAAGTTCTGCCGTATTCCCAGCAGAGTGGGTGGCATCGGACCCCTGCCAAAGCCCGCAATCCAGTTGGCTGCCGCTTGGCCAGTAGCCCCTGGCCCATGGAAGGTCCAGTTCTGACTGATGGCTGGCACCATCTGGACTGGCTTCATCTTACGGTGCTTGTACTCAAAAAGGAGTAACTTCATGTAAACAACGTGTGTGGCTAGAATTAGCACAGCCAGCATTAGCATGAAGCCTAGTGTATCATTAGCCTTGAAGTAGCGATGCTCAAATATGCACTGGTCCTCCTCGCGAATGAATTTGTAGGTGCCCACATCAAAAACAGGCGGGAAAGCCATTGCTACAGACAGTGTCCACACCATGCACACCACTGCCACACATGTCCAGAATGTCATGCGTTTTGAGTAAAAGCGGTGGTGTGCAATGGCCATGTAGCGTGTTACACTGATGCAGAACAGCATGAAGGCGGCATGGAAACAGAAGAGCACTGCCATGAAGGCCACCACCTTGCAGCTCAGCACGCTGTAGGTCCAGGCTGAGCCATTTTTTATAGAAACCAGCACAAAGGGGAAGCAGATGGCTGAGCGAATGGTGTCTGCCAGACATAGGTCCAGCAGGAAGTAATAAGGTGCCTTGTGCAGGGCCCGGTCTCGTAGGACGAGCAGAGACACCACCAAGTTGCCCACTAGGCTGATGCAGATGATCAGCCCCAGTAGCACCAGTTTGATATAGGTAGAGATAGCTGAGGAAGGACTCTCTGCTACCATACCTCCTGTGGTAGCCACCACCGCTGCCATTGGCCCAACAGGCCCTTCACTGCTCTCATTTCCATTCGCCATCCCAAATGCCCCCCCACCCATACCACCTTTTTTTCAGACACCAAAGCCAccactcctccaccacctcctcctggtAGTCGTTCCTTCGTCCTCGTGGTTGCTTCCTTTGTGCAGTTCACAAGGAACAGGAAGACCTCAATCCACATCGCCCCATTTCGAGCAGGGTCCCTTTGTTGGTGTATTACCTCTCACCTCCTGATCCTAGACAAAGTAAAAATGAGACAAGACAAATTAGAGACAGTTAAGAGTTTGTATGGGtctctgtgaatgtgaatgtcatTTCAGTCATCCAGTAGCACACCAGATCAAACACTTggcttttattatgaaatt
The sequence above is drawn from the Larimichthys crocea isolate SSNF chromosome XV, L_crocea_2.0, whole genome shotgun sequence genome and encodes:
- the gpr173 gene encoding putative G-protein coupled receptor 173: MGGGAFGMANGNESSEGPVGPMAAVVATTGGMVAESPSSAISTYIKLVLLGLIICISLVGNLVVSLLVLRDRALHKAPYYFLLDLCLADTIRSAICFPFVLVSIKNGSAWTYSVLSCKVVAFMAVLFCFHAAFMLFCISVTRYMAIAHHRFYSKRMTFWTCVAVVCMVWTLSVAMAFPPVFDVGTYKFIREEDQCIFEHRYFKANDTLGFMLMLAVLILATHVVYMKLLLFEYKHRKMKPVQMVPAISQNWTFHGPGATGQAAANWIAGFGRGPMPPTLLGIRQNLHNQNRRLLGMEEFKAEKQLGRMFYVITLLFLVLWSPYIVACYWRVFVKACTIPHRYLSTTVWMSFAQAGVNPIVCFFLNKDLKKGLLSHLPACCRTKPHLPREPYCVM